The window GTTGCCAGTCAGGTCGGGCGCAGCGTCGCGGTGTGGGCGGTGTCGACGCTCACCATGCTGCTGCTCGCCGGGATCCTGCCGGACTTCCAGCTGCAGTCCGCGGACGGGGACAGCGCCACCCGGATCGCCGTCACCGCCGCGTTCGGCGCCGGTGCCTTCGGTGTGCTGTCGGCCCTCGTCTGGCCACTCCTGGTCCGGCTGCTGCTGCTCGTGCCCGCGCTCGTCCTCGGTCTGCTGGTCTTCTTCCTCAACGGCGCCCTCCTGCTGGTCGCCCTGCGGCTGAACCCCGCCGAGCGCGGCGGCGCCGCCTGGGAGACCGCCGTGGTGGTCGCCGCCGTGATGTCCGCGGTCGCCTCCGCCACCGGCGCCGCCCTCGCCGTACGCGACGACGACGCCTACCGTCGTCGGCTGTACCGCCTGGCCGACCGTCGGCGTGGCACCGGGCCGCCGTGTCCGTCCACTCCGGGCACCGTCTTCCTGCAGCTCGACGGGGTCGGGCACGACGTGTTGCGGGACGCCGTCGGCAAGGGACTGATGCCGACGCTCGCCCGTTGGACCGGCGGCGATCGCCCCACCCACCGGCTCACGGCCTGGCGCACCGACTGGTCGAGCCAGACCGGCGCCAGCCAGCTCGGCATCCTGCACGGCAGCAACCACGACGTCCCGGCGTTCCGCTGGTACGAGAAGGACAGCCGGGAGGTGATGGTCTGCAACCGCCCCACCAGCGCCGCCGAACTCCAGCGCCGTGCCGTCAGGGCGTCCGGCGACGGCGGACTGCTCACCGTGGACGGCGCCAGCCGCGGTAACCTGTTCAGCGGCGGCGCCGAGGAACAGGCCCTCGTACTGTCCATCACCACCAAGCGCCGCAGCCGCGAGAACCGCTCCCGCGCGGGCTACTTCGCCTACTTCTCCGACCCGGCCAACGCGGTGCGCACCGCGCTGTCGTTCATCGCCGAGGTCGGCCGGGAGATCGGCCAGTCCACCCGGGCCCGGCTGCGCAAGGCCCGCCCGCGGGTCTCGCGCGGCGGTCTCTACCCCTTCGTACGGGCCTTCGCGACCGTCGTCGAACGGGACGTCGTCGTCGCCGCGGTGATGGGCGACATGCTCGCCGGACGCACCGCCGTCTACGCCGACCTCGTCGCCTACGACGAGGTGGCCCACCACTCGGGCCCGGTGAGCCGGGACACGGAGAAGGTCCTCGAACGCCTCGACCGGGCGCTGGAACTCATCGAGAACGTCGCCGAGCACGCCCCGCGGCCGTACCGGATCGTGGTGCTCTCCGACCACGGGCAGAGCCCCGGCGAGACCTTCCGCTCCCGTTACGGCCTCACCCTCGGCGACCTGGTGCGGGCCGGCAGCGGGCTGCCCGTGCCGCGCAGGGCCCGGCGCACCCACAGCGGTGCCGAGGCCCGCGCGGCCGTGCGCGCCGCGCTGCGCATACCCGTCGAGGAGCGCGGCGAGAAGCACCGCCCCACCCGCCGCTCGGAGCCGATCGTGCTGGCCTCCGGCAATCTGGGCCTGATCTCCTTCCCGGACGTCTCCCACCGGATGACCAAGGAGGAGATCGACGCCCGCCACCCCGCACTGCTGACCACGCTCGCCAACCACCCCGGCATCGGCTTCCTGCTGGTCCGCAGCGAGCGGCACGGCGGGGTCGTACTCGGCCCGTTCGGCACCGAGATCCCGCTCGACCGGCTCGACCAGGAACTGGGCCCGCTCGCCCCCTTCGGACCCGGCGCCGCGGACGCCGTACGGCGCACGCACTCCTTCCCGCACACCGCCGACATCATGGTCAACTCCATGTACGACCCCGCCGACGGCGAAGTCCTCGCCTTCGAGGAGCAGATCGGCTCGCACGGCGGCCTCGGCGGCGCCCAGGGCAAACCCTTCCTGCTCTCGCCCCTCGCCCTGTCCGCGCCGGTGGAGGACGGGGCGGACCTGGTCGGCGCCGAGCAGATCTGCCGTGTGCTGCGCCGCTGGCTGGAGGAGTCGGGCGGGCCGCAGGTGCCGGTGCAGACGGAGGCCGAGGAGCGGGCGGCCTGAAAA of the Streptomyces sp. NBC_00287 genome contains:
- a CDS encoding alkaline phosphatase family protein, translated to MLGRRWRRVASQVGRSVAVWAVSTLTMLLLAGILPDFQLQSADGDSATRIAVTAAFGAGAFGVLSALVWPLLVRLLLLVPALVLGLLVFFLNGALLLVALRLNPAERGGAAWETAVVVAAVMSAVASATGAALAVRDDDAYRRRLYRLADRRRGTGPPCPSTPGTVFLQLDGVGHDVLRDAVGKGLMPTLARWTGGDRPTHRLTAWRTDWSSQTGASQLGILHGSNHDVPAFRWYEKDSREVMVCNRPTSAAELQRRAVRASGDGGLLTVDGASRGNLFSGGAEEQALVLSITTKRRSRENRSRAGYFAYFSDPANAVRTALSFIAEVGREIGQSTRARLRKARPRVSRGGLYPFVRAFATVVERDVVVAAVMGDMLAGRTAVYADLVAYDEVAHHSGPVSRDTEKVLERLDRALELIENVAEHAPRPYRIVVLSDHGQSPGETFRSRYGLTLGDLVRAGSGLPVPRRARRTHSGAEARAAVRAALRIPVEERGEKHRPTRRSEPIVLASGNLGLISFPDVSHRMTKEEIDARHPALLTTLANHPGIGFLLVRSERHGGVVLGPFGTEIPLDRLDQELGPLAPFGPGAADAVRRTHSFPHTADIMVNSMYDPADGEVLAFEEQIGSHGGLGGAQGKPFLLSPLALSAPVEDGADLVGAEQICRVLRRWLEESGGPQVPVQTEAEERAA